The Deltaproteobacteria bacterium DNA window TGAACCATCGTCTTCCTCATACCCTTCTGGTCATTCCTGTTTATAATCACGGCTCAACGCTGCGATCCGTGGTGGAAAGGGCCTTGAATGCAGGCTGGCCGGTGCTCGTGGTTGATGACGGGAGCACAGACAGGGGACCGGACCGGATCGCGGACCTCCCTTGCAGGCTTCACCGTCTCAATCACAATCAGGGAAAAGGCTCGGCCATACTCACTGGGGCCAGGCTCGCCGCACAATGGGGCTACGATGCCATTGTTACCGTGGATGCGGATGGACAACTGGACCCTGAGGACGCGGCACGATTAGTTGAAACCGCAACTGCACAGGACCGGCCGGTTATTGTAGTCGGGACCAGATTGATGACCCGTGATACGGCCCCCAAGAGCAGTCTATTCGGCCGAACATTTTCAAACTTCTGGGTCAGGCTCGAGTGCGGTCTGGACCTGCCGGACACTCAAAGCGGTTTGCGCCTTTATCCGGTGAAATTTTTGCTCCATCTTCCAGTCCGGGGCCGGCGTTATGATTTCGAAGTCGAAGTCCTGGTCCGGGCTGCATGGGCCGGTATCCCTATCCTTTCCACACCTGTCCGGGTGCATTATCCCGGCAAGGGAAAGCGAATATCTCATTTCCGCCAGTGGAAAGATAATCTTCGCCTGACCGTGCTCCATATGCGCCTGATCCTCAGGGCCTTGAATCCCTGGCCACACCGGCGTCTTGCAGGCCGGGCCACCCCGTCAGTTATGGACATGTCTCTTCTCCACCCGGTTCGACTGCTCAAACATCTCTGCCAGGAGCACAGTACACCGGCCCAGCTCGGAATCGCCGCATGGATGGGTCTGTTTCTTGGGGCCCTTCCCCTCATCGCCTGCCATACCATTGTCATAGTCTATGTCACACACAGACTACATCTTAACAAGCCTGCTGCTGTTGCGGCCAGCCAGTTATGCTGCCCGCCTGTGGTCCCTGTGATATGTATTGAGACAGGCTACTTCATGCGTAACGGCCACCTTTTGCTGGAACTGTCATTGGATACTACGGTCTACCAGCTCCATCAAAGATTGCTGGAATGGTTTCTGGGCTCTCTTATCGTCGGGCCGTTGCTCGGCCTTGCAGGAGGCCTTGCTACCTACTTTGTTGTCCGCTGGTTGCGGACCCAGGGAGCTGCGGAGTGCGACACGTAGATCATTGTTTCCGAAAGGCTGTCCTGAAAAGGT harbors:
- a CDS encoding DUF2062 domain-containing protein, whose amino-acid sequence is MNHRLPHTLLVIPVYNHGSTLRSVVERALNAGWPVLVVDDGSTDRGPDRIADLPCRLHRLNHNQGKGSAILTGARLAAQWGYDAIVTVDADGQLDPEDAARLVETATAQDRPVIVVGTRLMTRDTAPKSSLFGRTFSNFWVRLECGLDLPDTQSGLRLYPVKFLLHLPVRGRRYDFEVEVLVRAAWAGIPILSTPVRVHYPGKGKRISHFRQWKDNLRLTVLHMRLILRALNPWPHRRLAGRATPSVMDMSLLHPVRLLKHLCQEHSTPAQLGIAAWMGLFLGALPLIACHTIVIVYVTHRLHLNKPAAVAASQLCCPPVVPVICIETGYFMRNGHLLLELSLDTTVYQLHQRLLEWFLGSLIVGPLLGLAGGLATYFVVRWLRTQGAAECDT